TCGATTCCACTGCTGGTGTTGTTGAACAGTTTTTTCGTTGCCGCGGAGTTTGCGCTGGTGGCGGTGCGGCGCACCCGGGTCGAGGAAATGATTCAAAAAGGCCGCGCAGGTGCCGCCGCCGTGCGACGCGCCATCAGCCGGTTGGATGATGCCATCGCCGCCACCCAACTCGGCATCACGCTGGCGAGCCTGGCGCTGGGATGGGTGGGCGAGCCGGCGGTGGCGCATTTGTTCGAGCCGGTGCTGCGCTGGCTGCCGCTTTCTCTCTCCACAGTAGCCAGCCACTCACTCGCCGCGATTTCTTCCTTCACCCTCATTACGTTTTTACATGTCGTGATCGGCGAGCTGGCGCCCAAGGCGCTGGCGCTGCAACGGCCGGATGACATTTCCGTGGTGGTGGCCACGCCGCTGCTGGTGTTTGCGCGCGTCATGCGGCCGGCGATTTTGATGATGAACAGCGCGGGCAATTGGGTGGTGCGTCGCCTCGGCTTTCAGCCGGTGTCCGGACATCAGATGGTGCATTCGGTGGATGAGCTCAGCCTGCTGGTCGAGGAAACCAGCCGGGCCGGCATCCTGCCGGCGGATCAGGCGGTTTATTTGCGCAACGTCTTCCGTCTTTCGTCCAAGCAGGTGCAGGACATTCTGGTGCCGCGCGAAAGGGTGGCAGCTCTGGAGGTGCACGCGCCGGAAAACGAAATCATGGAGGCGGTGCGCGAAGGTGCACATACCCGCATGCCGGTTTACGACGGCACTTTTGACAACATCGTCGGCATTGTCAATGCCAAGGATCTGTTCTATTTCTTCAGCCTGCGCGGCGTGATCACGCTGGGTGATGCCATGTATCCGCCGGTGTTCTTTCCACCCGGCATGTCGGTGGCGGTGGCACTGCGCGAATTCCGCAACCAAAAAAAGCAAATGGCGGTGGTGAAGGAGCGCAACGGCCCGGTGCTGGGGATTGTCACACTCGAAGACGTGCTGGAGGAAATCGTCGGCGAGATCGAGGATGAGCACGATGTGCAGTAGGAACTAGGATTGGCAGATGCTCGTCTCACCGCCGCCTGTCCTCATGCAAGCCCGCAGGCTTGCAACTGCAAATTGGCTGGCACGCAGCCGGATTTATTTTCGCATTCCGCCAACGCCTGCCCGCCGTAAAGCAAAACTGCCCGCCTCCCAGCCTGCGACCTTCAGCCGGGAGATGGATTTTGTCTATCTTATCCGCGGGCAATTACCACCCGCTCATCTGGCGGGGATGATGGAAAGGCGGCTGCCTCTCCGCGCCGGCATCACGGCCACGGCAGTGATCTGTTACAAGACAAATCTTTGCAGAAAAAGCAAAGACTTTTTCCAACTATAGAAAAACCCAACGAACTGTTAAAGCCTTATCCGTTGGGTATTTCTATCCGTTGGAGATTTTCTTTTTGGCTGTGGCTCGTCCACGCCGGGGAATTGACGTGCCGATTTGCCACTGCCTGGCAGGCAGGTTGAAATGAGATGGCTAGCGGGCTGCCGACTTGCGCGCCAGCGCCTGGCGTGCGGCACACACCCGTTCCTGCGCCTTCTCCACCGAATCAGCCAGCGCGGTGAGATGTCCCATCTTGCGGTCGAGACGCGCGCCCAGCTTGCCGTAGAGATGCAACTTCACCTCGGGGAAAGCCGCCCCCGCCGCCCAGTCCGGCTCGCCATTTTCCCACAAATCGCCGAGCAGGTTGGCCATGGCTGCGGGCCGGAGCTGGTCGGTCGCACCGAGCGGCAGGCCGCACACCGCGCGCACTTGCTGTTCAAACTGGCTGGTGAGAGTGGCTTCAATGGTCAAATGCCCGGAATTGTGCGGCCGCGGCGCCAGCTCGTTCACATAAAGTTTCTCATCGCGCGTCAGGAAAAATTCCACACACAGAACACCGACCACCTGGAGCTGGTCCAAAATCGCGCGCGTCATGGCGACCGCCTCCTGCGCCACCCTGGGGGAAACCGCGGCCGGCGCCAGGGAAACATCGAGAATGTGATTGCGATGGCGGTTCTCGATCACACCGTAATGCACAAACGCGCCGTCCTGCCCGCGCGCCGCCACCACCGACACTTCCTTCTCAAAATCAATGAAAGCCTCCAGAATGCCCTCTTCGCCGGCGAGCAGATGCAAAGCGACAGCCGCCTGCTCCAGTGAAGTGATTTGCGACTGGCCCTTGCCATCATAGCCAAAACCCGCGGTTTTGAGCACGGCCGGCAGGCCCACCTGCTGCAAAGCCAGCCGCAAATCCTCCAGGGATTGCACCGGCTGAAAGGGCACCACCGGCAGGCCGGCGCTGGTCAGGAAGGACTTCTCCCGCAAACGGTTTTGCGTGATATGCAACACCCGTGCGCTCGGATGCGCCGGCACATGCGCGGCGGCAATCTCGACTGCCTCGGCGGAGATGTTTTCGAATTCGAAGGTCACGACATTGACACGGCGCACGAAATCGCGCACGGCATCGAGATCATCGTAGGCCGCCACCAGTTCATGATCGGCGATTTGGCCGGTGGGGGAATCGGTGTCGAGCGACAGCGTGTGCACGCGATAGCCCATGCGCCGCGCGGCCAGGGCCAGCATGCGGCCGAGCTGGCCGCTGCCCAAAATGCCGATGGTCGCGCCCGGCAAAATGATATGCTTCATCTCGGCTTTTCTCTCAAGGATGGCAGTCCACTACAACCGCAGCTCGGCGTTGTCCAAAACTCTTTGCGTCTGCTGCTGGCGGAATTGCCGCAGCTTCTCGCGCAATTCCGGCCGCTGGTTGGCGAGAATGGCCACCGCCAGCAGCGCGGCATTGGTGGCACCGGCCGTGCCGATCGCCAGCGTGCCCACCGGAATGCCGGCCGGCATCTGCACAATGGCGAGCAGCGAATCCAGCCCGTTGAGGGCTTTGCTCTGCACCGGCACGCCCAGCACCGGCACGAGCGTCTGCGCCGCCAGCATGCCGGGAAGATGGGCCGCGCCGCCGGCACCCGCAATGATCACCTCCAGGCCGCGGGCTTCCGCCGTCGTGGCAAACTCCGCCAGCCATGCCGGCGTGCGATGCGCCGACACGACCCGGCATTCATGCGGCACTTCGAATTGCTGCAACACCTCCGCGGCCGGCCGCATGGTCTCCCAATCCGATTTGCTGCCCATCACCACGGCAACCACGGGAGGCTGATCAAGCATCAAACGCTTCTCAGACATAACGGCAACTCTGAATGTGAAAATGCAGCGATGGCTTTCCCGCCCTCAGGCCGTCAGCGCAACCGCCTGCCTGATCGCACTGACAGCAGCAGACCCTCACTGCAGCAACAGCATTTTTCGCTGCAGGCTCCGCTCTCCCACCTGCAGGCGATAGAGATACACGCCGCTGGCCAGCCCCGTGCCG
This genomic window from candidate division KSB1 bacterium contains:
- a CDS encoding hemolysin family protein is translated as MEDVLKFLWQFLSLLSIPLLVLLNSFFVAAEFALVAVRRTRVEEMIQKGRAGAAAVRRAISRLDDAIAATQLGITLASLALGWVGEPAVAHLFEPVLRWLPLSLSTVASHSLAAISSFTLITFLHVVIGELAPKALALQRPDDISVVVATPLLVFARVMRPAILMMNSAGNWVVRRLGFQPVSGHQMVHSVDELSLLVEETSRAGILPADQAVYLRNVFRLSSKQVQDILVPRERVAALEVHAPENEIMEAVREGAHTRMPVYDGTFDNIVGIVNAKDLFYFFSLRGVITLGDAMYPPVFFPPGMSVAVALREFRNQKKQMAVVKERNGPVLGIVTLEDVLEEIVGEIEDEHDVQ
- a CDS encoding 5-(carboxyamino)imidazole ribonucleotide synthase, which gives rise to MKHIILPGATIGILGSGQLGRMLALAARRMGYRVHTLSLDTDSPTGQIADHELVAAYDDLDAVRDFVRRVNVVTFEFENISAEAVEIAAAHVPAHPSARVLHITQNRLREKSFLTSAGLPVVPFQPVQSLEDLRLALQQVGLPAVLKTAGFGYDGKGQSQITSLEQAAVALHLLAGEEGILEAFIDFEKEVSVVAARGQDGAFVHYGVIENRHRNHILDVSLAPAAVSPRVAQEAVAMTRAILDQLQVVGVLCVEFFLTRDEKLYVNELAPRPHNSGHLTIEATLTSQFEQQVRAVCGLPLGATDQLRPAAMANLLGDLWENGEPDWAAGAAFPEVKLHLYGKLGARLDRKMGHLTALADSVEKAQERVCAARQALARKSAAR
- the purE gene encoding 5-(carboxyamino)imidazole ribonucleotide mutase, whose product is MSEKRLMLDQPPVVAVVMGSKSDWETMRPAAEVLQQFEVPHECRVVSAHRTPAWLAEFATTAEARGLEVIIAGAGGAAHLPGMLAAQTLVPVLGVPVQSKALNGLDSLLAIVQMPAGIPVGTLAIGTAGATNAALLAVAILANQRPELREKLRQFRQQQTQRVLDNAELRL